The following are encoded together in the Pseudothermotoga sp. genome:
- a CDS encoding radical SAM protein: MDERVREWFRKNLLSCKLCPRNCEVDRRSKLGWCGVGDKAKLSSVVLHFGEEPPVSGESGAGTVFFTGCNMRCIYCQNMNFSQKGLGVEVDVEELAEIFLDLQKSGAKTLNLVTPTANMPFVIDALFMAKEKGFNLPIVYNTSSYENVETLRMLEGIVDIYLADIRYADDETGMKYSKVPDYFTITSRALIEMHRQVGPFKEERMKGLIVRHLVLPNNVAQSERVLDFIFFSLSPTVPVSIMSQYNPVFSARFDPLIGRRISAEEYERVIEYALKLGLCGWIQTEEKKKVTVKPIESTHKINEKLRSRTATKPLPTQ, translated from the coding sequence ATGGATGAACGAGTTCGAGAGTGGTTCAGAAAGAACCTTTTGAGCTGTAAGTTGTGTCCACGCAACTGTGAAGTCGATCGTCGTTCCAAGCTCGGCTGGTGTGGCGTTGGCGATAAAGCCAAGCTGAGCAGCGTCGTGTTGCACTTCGGTGAAGAACCCCCGGTGAGTGGTGAGAGTGGTGCTGGAACTGTTTTTTTCACCGGTTGCAATATGCGCTGTATTTACTGTCAGAACATGAACTTCAGTCAGAAAGGCTTGGGAGTCGAAGTGGATGTAGAAGAACTGGCCGAGATCTTCTTGGACCTTCAAAAGAGTGGTGCCAAAACGTTGAACCTCGTCACACCCACCGCGAACATGCCGTTCGTCATCGACGCTCTGTTCATGGCGAAAGAGAAGGGTTTCAACCTGCCGATCGTTTACAACACCAGTAGCTATGAGAACGTGGAAACTCTGAGGATGCTCGAAGGGATCGTCGATATCTACCTTGCAGACATCAGGTATGCGGACGATGAAACTGGGATGAAGTATTCAAAAGTTCCCGATTATTTCACCATCACCAGTAGAGCTCTCATCGAGATGCACAGACAGGTCGGTCCCTTCAAAGAAGAGAGGATGAAGGGTCTGATCGTTCGACACTTGGTGCTCCCCAACAACGTGGCTCAGTCTGAACGGGTGCTGGATTTCATCTTCTTTTCTCTCTCACCAACCGTTCCAGTCTCGATCATGTCGCAGTACAACCCCGTCTTCAGCGCGAGGTTCGATCCGCTGATAGGAAGAAGGATCAGTGCGGAAGAATACGAGCGCGTCATAGAGTACGCCTTAAAACTTGGTCTCTGTGGTTGGATTCAGACCGAAGAGAAAAAGAAAGTCACCGTTAAACCGATCGAATCCACTCACAAGATCAACGAGAAGCTGAGATCAAGAACAGCAACAAAACCGCTCCCAACCCAATAG
- a CDS encoding PEGA domain-containing protein: MRAVVVLILMFCTLTLASYVVVVRTEPFSSVYVDGVYRGMTNVEGVLVLNFQSTGQYRITVVKSFYVPFEGVVFVTQAGQILVEAPLRRGGYLRIFSNVYPVEVYAEQRYLGTVRSVKDTILAPEGSIHLTFKASGYQPQTQLVNIAYARETTVNLTLIEETLVVNLKVEPKSFSPNNDWYQDTTSFYIFLSKPADLIVNVLDKTNKIVWSKTLKGNSGTNVVVWSATDVPDGEYSVEVVANTPEESYTARETVIVDRSVYTYTKEKILTVSAIGLGAVLLLFLISASR, translated from the coding sequence GTGCGAGCCGTTGTTGTGCTGATCTTGATGTTCTGCACTTTGACATTGGCGAGTTACGTTGTGGTGGTGAGAACCGAGCCGTTCTCTTCCGTGTACGTGGATGGAGTTTACAGAGGCATGACCAACGTGGAAGGAGTTTTGGTGCTCAACTTTCAATCCACAGGACAGTACAGGATCACCGTGGTCAAATCGTTCTATGTACCGTTCGAAGGGGTCGTGTTCGTCACCCAAGCTGGTCAGATCTTGGTGGAAGCACCTCTGAGGCGTGGTGGTTATCTGAGAATCTTTTCGAACGTGTATCCCGTAGAAGTGTACGCCGAACAGCGCTATCTTGGAACTGTGAGGAGCGTCAAAGACACCATCTTGGCACCAGAAGGTAGCATCCATCTGACGTTCAAAGCGAGCGGTTATCAACCTCAAACTCAGCTCGTGAACATCGCTTACGCTAGGGAGACGACGGTGAATTTGACGTTGATCGAAGAAACGTTGGTCGTGAACCTCAAGGTGGAACCGAAGAGTTTCTCACCGAACAACGATTGGTATCAAGACACGACGAGCTTCTACATCTTCCTTTCCAAGCCAGCGGACCTGATCGTCAACGTCTTGGACAAGACCAATAAGATAGTTTGGTCCAAAACGTTGAAGGGAAACAGCGGTACCAACGTGGTGGTGTGGAGCGCTACGGACGTACCGGACGGTGAGTACAGCGTGGAAGTGGTGGCGAACACTCCGGAAGAGTCCTACACAGCACGAGAAACGGTGATCGTCGATAGGAGCGTTTACACTTACACGAAGGAAAAGATCTTGACGGTGTCCGCTATTGGGTTGGGAGCGGTTTTGTTGCTGTTCTTGATCTCAGCTTCTCGTTGA
- the tig gene encoding trigger factor produces MKRNVVNVDENIVTYEYLFDQEETRMAESNALKKLSQRVEVPGFRKGKVPEQIVRVRFPETLKAETFEELWASISKDLSDEDRILPIYLVDFELNESGSKFTVEVHRRPAVQLKPFEEFELKKLDKPSVLERYVEERLKELQQAHAIVQPKDGPAEHGDLVRVKMTIFSADKTILDGKEVEYVLHADDDRPIVTELVGKRAGDIVEFEKSFEDGKVYRYKIEILQLNSRTLPAISDEFAKTVNSEYETLQQLKEALEKEGSEVYERDTKHFLQDQAIDMLIRTCELKISDRTLERLAEQALEDIKSRRDEYEKLLKDHQNDEKKLLESIKRYYLQQLKAEYAIDEAARLNHIEVSDEEIFSQAEKLAVAWGISVERAKSILRNRKDVYEDVKDQLIKQKIADAILEKCKIVDVKPEEVKEDGSERNSAVDTNGD; encoded by the coding sequence ATGAAACGGAACGTCGTGAACGTCGATGAAAACATCGTCACGTACGAATATCTCTTCGACCAAGAAGAAACGCGCATGGCAGAGTCGAACGCTTTGAAGAAGCTGTCACAACGTGTGGAAGTGCCTGGTTTCAGGAAAGGTAAAGTTCCAGAACAGATCGTGCGTGTTAGATTTCCAGAAACGCTCAAAGCGGAAACCTTTGAAGAGCTCTGGGCCAGCATTTCAAAAGATCTTAGCGACGAAGATCGTATCCTGCCGATCTACCTGGTGGATTTCGAACTCAACGAGAGTGGTTCGAAGTTCACCGTTGAGGTGCATAGAAGACCTGCCGTTCAGTTGAAACCTTTTGAAGAGTTCGAGCTGAAGAAACTCGACAAACCTTCCGTGCTAGAAAGGTACGTGGAAGAGAGACTCAAAGAGCTTCAGCAAGCACACGCCATCGTTCAGCCGAAGGATGGTCCCGCGGAGCACGGAGATCTGGTCAGGGTGAAGATGACGATCTTTTCGGCCGACAAGACCATCTTGGACGGTAAAGAGGTCGAATACGTTCTCCACGCGGATGACGACAGGCCCATCGTCACCGAACTCGTGGGAAAGAGAGCTGGTGACATCGTCGAGTTCGAAAAATCCTTCGAAGATGGGAAAGTTTATCGCTACAAGATAGAAATCCTTCAGCTGAACAGTAGAACATTGCCTGCGATCAGTGACGAGTTCGCCAAGACCGTCAATTCCGAATACGAAACGTTGCAACAGTTGAAAGAAGCACTCGAAAAAGAAGGAAGCGAGGTCTACGAGAGGGACACCAAGCACTTTCTGCAAGATCAAGCGATAGACATGTTGATCAGAACTTGTGAGCTGAAGATCTCCGATAGGACTCTCGAAAGACTCGCCGAACAGGCTCTCGAAGATATCAAATCGAGGCGTGACGAGTACGAAAAGTTACTGAAAGACCACCAAAACGATGAAAAAAAGCTTCTAGAGAGCATCAAGCGTTATTATCTACAACAGCTCAAAGCGGAGTACGCGATCGATGAAGCTGCGCGTTTGAACCACATCGAGGTGAGCGACGAGGAGATCTTTTCACAGGCAGAGAAACTCGCAGTTGCGTGGGGCATATCCGTCGAACGTGCGAAATCGATCCTTCGCAACCGAAAGGATGTCTATGAGGATGTCAAGGATCAATTGATCAAACAGAAGATCGCCGACGCCATTTTGGAAAAGTGTAAGATCGTGGATGTGAAACCTGAGGAGGTGAAGGAAGATGGATCAGAGAGAAATAGCGCAGTTGATACCAACGGTGATTGA